gtcggaggaaacccatgcagatatggggtgaacgtgcaaactccacataggagcagaattaggccattcggcccattgagtctgctcccccattcaatcatggctgacagttacccaagaccggaatcgaagCTGAgttcctggcgctttgaggcagcagtgctactccctGTGCCACTGGGGTGAAACACAACATTGAGATTGTGAACAATCTGGTTAATCTTGATAGGGAGTTGCCTAGGAGAGGAATGCAGTCAGTGACTGGAGAGTGGTGTTTGTGGAGTTTTTGGACTAATTTCCCCAATATTTAAATggggaaatttctgttcatccagtactGGGTGTCAGACAAATCAGGATGTTGTGTTGCTGGGAGACGATCCTGGAGTTGGCAGTATTCACATACACCTGATACTCAGGCCCTTCCAGGTTATCTGAGGGTTTGGGATACTCTGACAGAGTTCTGGTtatgatattgttatgggccaggggtttgaaaactccaaagtatatcatgcagttcacctgacctacaactgtttatcgattttggttgcgaggagcacaagggcctacctttcaggtgttatgcaacagaggccttaagcacttttaatcaaaaacaaatctacgaattcagttaacatttctataaacacacacagcaatttatcaactgcaaacataaataccccacacagctacagttctctctatATATAACccataataacttccctttcaactgtttcaatttgataacatccaataaaaccagaaaacccctttttaccaaaacagtaggtttgaattcttcacAGAAAACAGCtaccacttttaaattatcaagtgatctggacaccttttaacatgcagagagagagaccaaagaaaccttctttgtctgaacccagcttccaacagtgtaaaccgaaagtaaaactcagagccacagccagcttccagctcaaaacgaatgtaaaaaccagagccacagcccaactccacccacacaatgacatcactgaagccatttgataatacacacatttcttaaagtgacactaCCATGAAGGGACACTACCATGACAATATAGATATGAAAAATTACTCCGCCTTGcaccttcctctttctctctcccatagAGGGCAGGGTCTTGTGTCGGCCCAgccgggtggcaggttcccttccctgaaggacattagtgaaccagttgtgtttttatgacgatccagcagttttcatggtcacttttgttTATTGCCGGACATTcaaattcattcagctcaatttcacaacctgtctttgtgtttttgtgggttctctctcactcccttttttctgttttaaatccatTTCACAGgttattagaaggggaggatttgcaatttgcagtcgggaaactcaaaccaaacattcaCATCCACATCTAATGGAGCTGCTCAGTTAACAAGAATTTCATTATCATTTTGATTTTGAACTTTGAAGGAAAAAGCGTTGTTCACAGTGGATTAAACCGTTctctgtgtggacgaggcttcagctGAGCATCTGGCCTCACAACCTACCAAAGTAGATGCACTGAGGAGGAACCGTGGAAATCAGGAGTctgtgaggagagattaagttaCTCATCtgaactggaaactcatcgacgcagtcacaccggggagaggccgttcacctgctctgtgtgttcaATGGGATTCAGTCCGCCATCCAATctggcaaattcacactggggagagatagTTCAACTATTGCTCCGTAGTGGTACGGGTTTCACCCGGTCATCCCACCGTCTGACATACAAATGAGTCCACACTCGGGAGTTATTTTTGACTTGTCCAGACTACAGGAAGAGCTGTAAAGGTTCCAGGGAAGTGATATCCAtccacgtgttcacactgatgagagtccGTTCACGTGCTCTCACTGCGGGGTTGGGCTCAAGCGATCATCTGATCTTAATTTTCtccccagcgagttcacactgaggggaAAATTGTTCATTTGTTCAGAGTCTAGGGAGAGACTAACTCAAACATCCCATCTCGTGGAACACCAGCGGGTTCggactgaggagagaccattcatctgctccgagtgtgggaaaggattcactcaagtCACCCAAcctgctgcaacaccagcgagttcacactgacaacagaccttttaaatgtccagacttcATGAAATGCTTTAAAAGTTCCGGGGCATTGATGTCCCATCAAAGTGTTCACACGGAGgaaagaccgttcaggtgctctcactgtgatatgaggttcagacgatcatctgaactcatggtacaccagcgagttcacacgggggagaggccgtacagctgctcagagtgtgggaagagattcattcaGTCGTCCCAATTCAAGGCACACAGgctagttcacactggggagaggccattcacctgttcagagtgtgggaagggattcactcggtcatccaacctgctgacacaccagcaggttcactcTGACGAGAGACCGTATAAATGCCCAGACTGCTCGAACTGCTATAAAAGTACCAgggaactgatgcgccatcaacatattcacactgacgagagaccgttcagatgctctcaatgtgggactgggttcaggcgatcatctcacctcactatacaccagcgagttcacacgggagagaagccattcacctgcactaaatgtgggaagggattcactcagtcatccaacttgctgacacacctgagagttcacagtggggagaggccgttcacctgctgcaagtgtgggaagggattctctcagtcGTCCATCCTTCTGAGACACCGGCGAGTTCATCAGTGATTGCAGGAGTTGGATTTtgttgttaatcacatccaggactgaagtaTATTCATTGTTACTAAACCCCAGTCCAGTTATAAGTGTTAATATTCTGCACTGAAGTCAAATAAAAAAGCTTTGTGTTAAACACAGTGTATTTTGTGTTTTTAATATCCCTAAAACAAGCCCCTTCCTTTTGTTCCCCATTTCAATCAGCTGCTTTCCTCACTGCCGCTAGTTAACCTGGTCATACAGCCTCTAATTAGATTAgattcgaacatacagtgcagaaggaggccattcggcacatcgagtctgcactgacccacttaagctctcacttccaccctatccccgtaacccaataacccctcctaaccttttggacactaagggcaatttatcatggccaatccgcctcacctgctcgtctttggattgtgggaggaaatcggagcacccggaggaaacctaatcagacacggggagaacatgcagactccacacagacagtgacccagcggggaatcgaacctgggaccctggcgctgtgaagccacatgttagtcacttgtgctaccgtgccgcccaatgtttCTCCTTGTTTGAGCCCTGAACTCACATCGtcctccagtctctctcctgtctcCCATCAGTCGGTCACTGAGCTTGTCTTCTCCATGAGGCCCACCTCCTATTCCCAATAAACTGCTGACCATTTAACTTCCCTATGTTAGCTGATATTGTGAATGGTTCTTTCTCTCTTCTGGTTTTGCATCTTTAAATACACAACTCTTACCCTTGCTGAAAAAAAATGCCAGATCCCACCTTCTCTGCAAactgccaccccatatccaacctccCGTTCCTCTCCAAAGCCCCCGAGGGTCGATCCTCGGCCCCTCCTACTTCTCATCTAcatggtgacatcatccaaaagcagcgtgttagttttcacatgtagactgacaacacccagctctacctcaccaccatccctctccattcctccactgttactaaattattaAACTGCTTgtcccacatccagtactggatcagcagaaatttcctccaattaaaagctGTGAAGACtaaagccattgttttcagtcACAGACTCAGGGAattgttgcagtgcagaaggagacaatttggcccatcatgtctacaccagCTCTCTAAACAAGCACGACAAATTGTTGTCACCACTACAAATTCCATTCTCTAACTACCCCCAGCCCAGTTGAGATGGACCTGCTCCTTTGCTGCGTCGCAATGCCTGGCGGACTGGCTACCAGCCAGGTCCTCCCAGCTCCAACATTAATTTCCTATTGGCTGGAACTCCTGTCAATCACAGCCGGGCTTGGCTCTGATGTGCTCtggtctctcccgctctgccctcaatGTGACGAACGGGATCAGTGAGGTCGGACTCTGGGGATGTCCATTCGGATAGGCGGCTTTGAAATATTCAAGATATATTGATGTTTTCCTGATTTCCCCATTGGCCACCCACCAGCCCCCCACATCCACTCCCACTTATGATGATGTCTTTCCccaactaagggccaatttagcgtggccaatccatctactttgcacatctttgagttgtgagggtgaaacccatgtagacacggggagaatgtgcaaaccacaccgacagtgacccagtgcctggatcgaacccaggtcctcggcactgtgaggcagcagtgctaaccaatgctgcACCATTTGAAATTGAGCTGAACGAACCTGGTCATttatggggccggcactgggaaaaagtgaccatgaaaactgctggattgtcacaaaaacccaaatGGCTCATTGATGTCTTTAAGTGAGGGGGACCTGCCACCCAGTCTGGGCCCACACAAGATTCTGTCTTATTTGTAGGAGAAGAGGACAAAAGATAGAAGGGACAGTGTGGGAGAAGCAAGGGGTGAAGGAGAATGATTTTATACATCTCTTGAGAGAATTTTGGCAACTCTTCGACCGAACTGACCCGGGCGAGGGaaaaagtagggcagcacggtggcgcaatggttagcactgctgcatcactgcgccaaggtcccaggttcgatcccggttctggggcattgtccgtgtggagtttgcacattctacccgtgtttgcgtaggtttcgtccccacaacccaaagatgtgcaggttaggtggattggccatgctaaattgccccttaattggaaaacaaaaatgaattcggtactctaaatttaaaaaaaaaagaatatgggGGAAATGCCAGCAgggtgctggcacaccagctgaggaaataggaggcggcgagagagattgggaaagtaaaagagACGGAAGGTGGTTTTGGAACCGGCGGGAGAAAATTGTGTTTCGCGAGTTGTACAGTAAATTGTGTAAattggaacccccagccggggaggagggtatttctgggagggctggagttcctgACGATAGATGAGGGATTGGTGGAGGATTTGTGAGCCCCacttgggcttggggaggttatagacgggttggggATGATGcgattgggtaaagccccgggaccagacggatacccggttgagttttataaaaagttttccgggatgttggggccgctcctggtaacgAGTCAAAGgagctgcgagtgctcccccacaatgttatcgcaggcatcgatctcccttattttgaagcggtgtAAGGATCCAAAGagctgtggctcgtataggccaatctccctgttaaatgtaaatgcaaaattgctggcaaagatcttggccacacggatagaggattgtgtcccggaggtaatagggggaggaccagacgggatctgttaagggacgacacctgacgtccaacattaggcggctcccaaatgtgataatgatgcctgcggaggggcgcgaggttgaggtggtggccacggatgcagaaaaggtctttgaacgggtggagtggaggtacttgtGGGATGATctgagaaggtttgggtttgggcagggatttgtggattgggtccggttgctatatcaggcagcagtggcaaatggaagaacaaaccgggtttgatcagagtattttagtccatgtcgggggacgagacagggctgtccactctccccactactattTGTCCTGTCCATAGAGCCTTCTGGCAAAGGTGCTGAAAGCATCAAACATTTGGCGGGGTATACCGAGAGGGAGgtagaacatagggtctcgctctatccGGACAATTTGCTCCCTTATATAACAGACCTGGTGGGAGGAATTgtaggaattatggggatactggaggaatttagtcagttctcaggttacaaactgaatatgggcaagagtgagggttttgcgatccaggcaagggggctggagaggagactgaggggggatacCGTTTAAAAtagtgggagggagttttaggtacctggggattcaagtggcaagggactggggtcagctacataaactaaatttgggcatggtgattgagcaaatgaaaggagacttccgtaggtgggacgtgctcccgctgtcactggcggggaaagtaccgactgtgaaaatgacagtcctcccgagattttatttattttttaatactttttctgagttccaaagccagggctcagagtgtggacaggggcgaacccctaatccagctccccgcccgCTCCAAAAACCAACGCAAATTGAAACCGATCCAATCCATGGTCCGCACAAGAcacaccagatctgagccaaaaggcagagcatagaacatagaacatagaaaatacagcacagaacaggcccttcggcccacgatgttgtgccgaacctttgtcctagattaatcatagattatcattgaatttacaggataacagagcagatactacactttatcttagccaaaaggctgataAGCGATCCTCCCAAGATTGTTGTtcatgtttcagtgtcttccaatcttcatcccaaggcattttttaggaagatgaaagcGGCGATCTCGAGTTTTATATGGGCTGGGAGAGGCcgggggtgaagaaggtccttcttgaatgggggcggggggagtggggcttggcccttctgaactttattaattactactaggCGGCTAATAGTTACGATggttaggaaatgaaatgaaatgaaaatcgcttattgtcacaagtaggctgcaaatgaagttactgtgaaaagcccctagtcgccacattctggcacctgttcggggaggctggtacggaaatggtTAGTGGGGTCGggatgggagcgagtggaggcggcatcttgcaagggcacgagtctgaaggctttgttaacggcagctctgccattctcaccggcatggtactccacaagcccaatggtagtggcagccctgagagtgtgggggcaatggaggcagcacatgagactggagggggcgtcggtgtggtcaccgatctgtgaccagttcgctccggggggggctggacaggggcttcaggaggtggcagcaagAAGAGACTGAGAGTTTTGGAGATCTCTTAATTGAGGAgagtttcccgagcttggaggagctagaggaggagtttgagtacgGGATTTTGTTCGGAGACAGATACCGAGCTTCCCTCACCTCCCGCTAGGTGcactacaggataaggtgttgtCTAAAGCAGGAGTtgtggaggggagggtctcggaaatatctaAGGACTGATGAAGTGGGAAGGGATCCcatttggggaggtgaagaggaagtgggaggaagagctgggcgaGCAGTTGGAAATCGGGttgtgggagaaggccctgaggagagtcaatgcatcctagttgtgtgccaggcttagcctgatctaattcaagatggtccacagggctcacataactgtggcccggatgagcaggatttttgagaaggtggaggacaggtgtgagatcGGTGTGGGGGAAGTCATGCAAAtcatgtgtgatgtgttgggtgctctggatccgtggaacacatacaggccaccaacacttgaaatagaacaacactatttcattaagttagaaactgttgaacatactttcactgtgggttaacacgatgttagattaaactaaagacctatgcctgtccgaaccagtctatgcactcagcacatggtgaagatctgtgctgtaagatctgtgctgtaagctctgtccttctgagaagctgcatcccgaatgagcgggaactctgatgccctctgtctatatagtgagtgattggctgcggtgttgtgtgtgttgattggtcttgctgtgtgtccatcagtgtgtgtgtctgcaccatgatatactggtgtatattatgacaatgtgggcatgtccgaggctgaggggattttggcagggattttcagatgtcatgtcagagatcctggaagggagggtgactccgagtccagaggtggcaatatttggagtatcggaagatccgggtgcccagagggggagagaggccgacattttggtctttgcctcactggtggcccggagacggattttgctaggATGGATGGACTCGGAGCTTCCAAAGTCGGggatttgggtcagtgacatggcaaggtttcttaggctagagaaaattaagttcaccttcaGGGGTTCACTACAGGGGCTCGCTAAGAGGTGACAGcccttcatcgacttcttcaaggaaaattgaccatcAGCAGGGGTGGGGTGGAAagagaggcatggaagtgacgtataagggcagggaatctaatatatggatagttaggggtggagggatggggggagttgggtgtgttattgtggggtttttgcgtgtgttggatctctctgtttagaatgttaaaactataaatgcctcaataaaatattttctaaaaaaagaaaATATTGCCCCAAACAAAGATGGCGGCTGCACATGCGTCCTGCTGCACATTGCCCCGATTAAAGATGGCGGTCTTTAACGCCCAGCtcaattcatgatgtggagatgccggcgttggactggggctcaATTCAGATAGCGGACTGGGAAGTTCTTTTCCGAGGTTTGTGATTGCACGACATGTTTAAAAAAAACCTCCACTCATCCGGCAGATCGATCGGTGCCTGCTTTCCTCATTTTTCGCTAACCGATCGCGGATCGAATAAAGAACTGTCGCCATTACCACATCGCTCTGACCTGATCTGCGCATGCTTCAGTCACAGTCCGGCccggcccctcattcactccgataggTTGGAGTACCAGCCCCTCTCGCtcggtcctccagccccgccctctatcCCTATTGGTCCgatgctgccgtcaatcactccctgggcattgtgatgtggagcatgcgcagtgagGCTCATATCCAGGGACAGAAGCTTGTTTGTCTCATCTTCAGGCGGGAAGCAGCTAATGACGGAGTTGATGCACTTGTTTCATTGACAAAATTCACTAGGTACGAGGAGGATTCCATTAAAGTAGAAAATactaaatgtaactcctttattcacaaACGGTGGGAGACAGATagctggaaactacaggccagttagcctaatatcAGTCATAGGGaacatgttagaagctattattaaatatGTTATGTCAGAGggcagcacattggcgcagtggttagcactgggactgtggcactgtgGACCAGTTAAGACTGCCAAAAAGATACAACCTAAATATTCAGTGAAGGAAAAAACCAATCACCTGTACTCCTTACCTGTTGAGACTCCAGTAAGTTTGCATTTAACTGGGAATTTATTTTGCTGTTAATTACAACCAAGGCAGAACAATGCTGGAGGGTTTGTGCACTTTGTTGCTGTATTAATTGATTTAATAATTTTATATATTGTCCCTAGGGCTCCAAACGTACTCGGATCACATAACATAATTTTCCATTAAGACACATAGTCCttcgggggtgagggtgaagctatgccaaaatgtggcaatcttcagggtactagagaagccagagctacacatggggaagggggccggcgccctagctttcgcttccctaatcgcacgccggagaatcctgctcggctggcgaccagtagcaccacccacagctgcagaatggctagctgacctttcggaatttctcctaccggagaagatcaaatacaccacccgagggtcggaggacttccttactgcatgggggcaatttatAGGTCTGTTCAAAAACTTGTTTGAGACCAACAACAGCCAGTCGAGGGGTaactagaaggattagagggggaaaaaacaaaagaCGAGGAGGATCGCCAGGGATGCacaccccggggtggggggggaagaaggcaGAGAGTCTGCGACCGACAACGAGGGACAACCGCGcccccggcccccccaccccccactcgctGAAACCAACAAAGGGAGAAGAGAAAGGAAGGGGGATAACAAGGAGGAAGGGGATCACCCCCCCTAATTGGCCAGGGAGGATAgcaaggggtgtgggtggggggagatgggaagGGGTTAGGGTAAGGGGGCtcggggggagggggccggggggacACGCTGAACTAGACAACATAAATCTGTAAATAAAGTAACGCAAGACAAAAGCCTTTTTTCTTTGcactgtacaataaataaacatgaacgtcaatgtacataatgttgattatgttgtacatcaggtcggctttgctttttgcttcaatgacagatgtcatctctgctgagtgggtctcaaaccagtctgtgttgtgggttccacctttactattgtggctactgctgtgtcagaaatgattcaactcgGTGACTTCCAAACTTCAACAGTATCAATGTTGATgtttggcatttaaaaaaaataaaaaaatttagattacccaattattttaatTAAACATGATATTTAGAAATCCATTCTGGTTCATCCAAATAACCCCTAATTTTTCCATGTGGCTATTAATTCTATCTGGGTTATTAATTCTATCTGGAATAATTGATTCTTGAAGCATGCCTAACAACTGGTGTTAAACTAGCTGGTctgtaattattttttccaattaagggcaatttagcgtggccaatccacctactctgcacattttttgcttgtgggggcgaaacccacgcagacacggggagaatgtgcaaactccacacggacagtaacccagagccgggatcgaacctgggacctcagcgccgtgaggcagcagggctaaccactaggccaccgtgctgccct
This portion of the Scyliorhinus torazame isolate Kashiwa2021f chromosome 5, sScyTor2.1, whole genome shotgun sequence genome encodes:
- the LOC140419736 gene encoding uncharacterized protein, with protein sequence MKCFKSSGALMSHQSVHTEERPFRCSHCDMRFRRSSELMVHQRVHTGERPYSCSECGKRFIQSSQFKAHRLVHTGERPFTCSECGKGFTRSSNLLTHQQVHSDERPYKCPDCSNCYKSTRELMRHQHIHTDERPFRCSQCGTGFRRSSHLTIHQRVHTGEKPFTCTKCGKGFTQSSNLLTHLRVHSGERPFTCCKCGKGFSQSSILLRHRRVHQ